In a genomic window of Gossypium arboreum isolate Shixiya-1 chromosome 9, ASM2569848v2, whole genome shotgun sequence:
- the LOC108455068 gene encoding protein ALP1-like translates to MWKGFKDCLGALDGTHIKIRVPTVDKPRYRTQKGDMTTSMLGVYTPDMHFVYVLPGWEGSVSDGRVLRDAISRRHRLKVPHVMPGFSQSNVSPQSSRRTKRKWVSEEEVALVASMFYLQNVGTFNADTGSM, encoded by the exons ATGTGGAAAGGGTTCAAG GATTGCTTAGGTGCTTTAGATGGAACCCATATCAAGATTAGGGTTCCAACAGTTGATAAACCTAGATATCGAACGCAAAAAGGTGACATGACAACAAGTATGTTAGGTGTTTACACACCTGATATGCATTTTGTTTATGTTCTTCCTGGTTGGGAAGGTTCTGTTTCTGATGGACGGGTTCTTCGAGATGCCATTAGTAGGAGACATAGACTAAAAGTTCCTCATG TTATGCCAGGTTTTTCACAATCAAATGTTTCTCCACAAAGTTCTCGACGAACCAAAAGGAAATGGGTTTCAGAAGAAGAAGTTGCGTTGGTTGCTAGTATGTTCTACTTGCAGAATGTTGGAACCTTCAATGCTGATACGggatccatgtaa